The Methylomonas rhizoryzae genome includes the window GATCAAATGCATTCGGCGATGAACGGTCATGATGCAGAAAAGTGGTTCGGCACGACGCCTCCCGACCTGTCGTTGATTGCCAGGTCGCGCGGAGCCGATTGGCTGTACAGCTATTTGAAGGGCTTTTACAGCGAACCCGGCAAGCCCACCGGCGTGAACAATACGGTTTTCAAAGACGTCGCGATGCCTAACGTGTTTTGGCAGCTGCAAGGTACCCAAGCGGCGGTTGTCGAAAAAGTCGACGGGCAGGATGTGGTGACCGCTCTCAAGTTGGAAGAACCGGGGCAGCTGTCGCCGCAGGAATTCGATAAGTTGGTGAACGATTTGGTGAATTTTCTGGTTTACGTCGGCGAGCCGGTCCAGTTGGAGCGTCAGGCAATGGGTAAATTCGTTTTGTTCTTTCTGTTGATGTTTATCGCCTTGGCTTATTTACTCAAAAAAGAGTATTGGAAAGACGTCCACTAGGCCGCAACTACGGGGTGCCGATTCGGCGTCCCGCCTGCTGCCAAGCGGGGTTAGGCCCGCTTGGCAGCCCCCAAATCCATGTGCAACCATGGTACAATCCGCCCCGTTTTTAACCCCGCTCCGCATAGAGGTTTTTTTCGTGGCAAACATTTCTAGCCGAAAATCTGCAATGGTTTTGTTCACGTCGTCGAACTGTATCATGAGCCATTGCGCCCGCCTGGTGGTTCACGAGAAAGGCGTACCGGCCGATATAGAATACTTCGATCCCAACGAACCGCCCGAAGACCTCCTGGAGCTCAATCCCAACGGGACTTCCCCCACTTTCGTAGAGCGCGACCTTGTGCTGTACGACGCCCGCATCATCATGGAATATTTGGACGAACGCTTTCCGCATCCGGCTTTGCATCAAATGGACCCGGTATCGCGCGCCAACACCCGCATGCTGATCAAGCGCATAGACCAGGAGTGGTATCCGTTACTGGAAGAGATGCAGGTTCACGGCGATAAAAAAGGCGGTAAAGCCAGAAAAATGTTGAAGGAAAGTTTGATGGCAGCCGCGCCGGTTTTCGATGCCAACACCTATTTCATGAGCGAGGAATATTCGTTGATCGATTGCGCGATGGCGCCGTTCTTGTGGCGTTTGCCCAGCATAGGCGTCGATATTGCCGGTTTGGGCAAAGGCATCACCGGCTACGCCAATCGCCTATTTTCCCGTAAGGCGTTTCAAGAGAGTTTGAGCTTCGAAGAAAAAGCCTTGATGGCAGCCAAATAAATGACCCCGCTCAAACCCTATTTAATCCGTTCGATCTACGAGTGGATCAACGATAATCAATTGACGCCGTATCTGTTGGTCAATGCGGAGTTCCCCGGCGTCAACGTGCCGAACGAATTTGTCGAAAACGGCAGAATCGTCCTGAATATTCGTCCGCAAGCCATTCAAGGATTGGCGCTAGGTAACGACGAAATCGAATTCAACGCGCGATTTTCCGGTAAAGCCATGCGGATTAATGCGCCCATTCAAGCCGTATTGGCGATATATGCCAAAGAAAACGGCCGGGGAATGGTGTTCGATCCCGACGATCACGAGTCCGATCCGCCGCCGGAGCCGGAAAACGAACCGCCGAAAAAACCGCAACTCAGAATAGTCAAATAACCGCCGGCTGAGTTATGGCGAAACCGATTTGCAAGGTTAAACTAAGCTATCGTTTGCCGTTCAACGGAGTATCGCCATGACTCACGCCAGCCTCGAAGTGTTGTCCGATACCGAAATCGAATCCCGTTTGGCGGCACAATTGCCGCATTGGTATTACGAAAACGGTTGGATCAGGCGCAAATATAAAACCAGCGGCTGGAAGGCCACGTTGATGGTGGTCAATACCATCGGCCACTTGGCCGAAAAAGCCTGGCACCATCCTGACTTGACGGTTTCCTATGCGTTCGTGATCGTCAAACTGGT containing:
- a CDS encoding ClpXP protease specificity-enhancing factor, whose amino-acid sequence is MTPLKPYLIRSIYEWINDNQLTPYLLVNAEFPGVNVPNEFVENGRIVLNIRPQAIQGLALGNDEIEFNARFSGKAMRINAPIQAVLAIYAKENGRGMVFDPDDHESDPPPEPENEPPKKPQLRIVK
- a CDS encoding glutathione S-transferase N-terminal domain-containing protein: MVLFTSSNCIMSHCARLVVHEKGVPADIEYFDPNEPPEDLLELNPNGTSPTFVERDLVLYDARIIMEYLDERFPHPALHQMDPVSRANTRMLIKRIDQEWYPLLEEMQVHGDKKGGKARKMLKESLMAAAPVFDANTYFMSEEYSLIDCAMAPFLWRLPSIGVDIAGLGKGITGYANRLFSRKAFQESLSFEEKALMAAK
- a CDS encoding 4a-hydroxytetrahydrobiopterin dehydratase; the protein is MTHASLEVLSDTEIESRLAAQLPHWYYENGWIRRKYKTSGWKATLMVVNTIGHLAEKAWHHPDLTVSYAFVIVKLVTHAAKGVTDKDFALAKKIEDVVQWDAAAESDGIFEGTPDDPRFKYIKKD
- a CDS encoding cytochrome c1, which produces MKKILFILLFLLPIAVHASGGGVELESADIDLSDSASLERGAKYYVTYCLGCHSAKHIRYKRIALDLHLDEGEILKNVAPLGAGIYDQMHSAMNGHDAEKWFGTTPPDLSLIARSRGADWLYSYLKGFYSEPGKPTGVNNTVFKDVAMPNVFWQLQGTQAAVVEKVDGQDVVTALKLEEPGQLSPQEFDKLVNDLVNFLVYVGEPVQLERQAMGKFVLFFLLMFIALAYLLKKEYWKDVH